In bacterium, a genomic segment contains:
- a CDS encoding helix-turn-helix transcriptional regulator produces MKKNEHIGSGFDDFLMEEGLLAEAEATAVKRVIAYQIEKEMAERNLSKSSLATMMKTSRSSLHRLLDPENVSVTLLTLESVALALGKKLKVQLA; encoded by the coding sequence ATGAAAAAGAATGAGCATATTGGCAGCGGTTTCGACGATTTTCTCATGGAGGAAGGCCTGCTTGCCGAAGCCGAGGCGACCGCCGTGAAACGTGTTATCGCTTACCAGATAGAGAAGGAAATGGCTGAACGCAATCTCTCCAAGAGCTCTCTGGCGACAATGATGAAAACCAGCCGATCCTCTCTCCACCGCCTTCTCGATCCGGAAAACGTCTCAGTTACGCTTCTCACCTTGGAAAGCGTTGCGCTTGCGCTCGGGAAGAAACTGAAAGTCCAATTGGCCTGA